The genomic segment CTGTCTGATCCTCCTCGGCGGCGGTCCGGCGACGGCCCACGACGAGTCCCGGCTGCTGCGCTTCTGCCGCCGCCTCTATGAGCCGGTGCTCGAACGTAGCCTGCGCCATCGCCGCATCGTGCTGACGGCGGCGGTCCTGCTGGTGCTCGCCACCGTCGCCCTCATCCCGGGCCTCGGCCGCTCCTTCTTACCGCCCTTCAACGAGGGCGCCCTGACGGTCTCCGTGGTCAGCCCTCCGGGCACTCCCCTGGCCGAGAGCGACCGCCTCGGCGGCCAGGTGGAGAAGGCGTTGCTGGCGTTCCCGGAAGTCGTCTCCACCAGCCGAAGGTCGGGCCGGGCGGAGCGCGACGAGCACGTCCAGGGAGTCAACGCCTCGGAGCTCGAGGTGGTGCTCGCGGCCCTTCCCAAGGGACGATCCAAGGACGACCTGGTGGCCGAGATGCGCGCCGCGGTGGCGGTCATCCCCGGCGCGACGGTGTCCTTCGGCCAGCCCATCAGCCATCGCATCGATCACATGATCTCGGGTTCGAAGACCAACCTGGCGGTGAAGCTCTTCGGCCCCGATCCGGCGGTTCTGCGCGGCCTGGCGCGGCGCCTCGAAGGGGTCCTCGCGACGGTCCCGGGGATCGTCGACCTGTCGAATCAGGAGCAGGCCGCCTTGCCCCAACTGGTGATCGAGCCGAATCGCGCCGCCATCGCCCGCTACGGCCTGACGGTCGCCGACGTCGCCACCGGCATCGAGGCACTGTTCCAGGGCGCGGTGGTCGGCGAGATCGTGGAAGAAGGCCTGACCAGCGACATCGTGGTGCGCTTCCCGCCCGCCCTGCGCGCGTCGCCGGAGCGCTGGGCCGACTTGCCGATCTCGACTCCCGGCGGGGAGGTTCTGCGCCTCGCCGCGGTGGCCGAAGTGCGGCGGGCTCTCGGCCCTTCCTTGATTCGCCACGAGAACGCCCAGCGGGTCGCCATGGTGACGGCGAACGTCGTCGGCGCGGACCTCGCCGGCGCCGTCGGTCGGGCTCGCGCCGCCATCGCCGAGGAGATAGACCTGCCCACCGGCTATCTGGTCCTCTTCGATGGGCAGTTCGGTGAGGCGCAACGCAGCCTGCGCAATCTGAGCTGGCTCTCGCTGCTCATCCTGCTCGCCGTCTACGGGCTCCTGTTCGCCGACTTTCGCAGTCACCGGGACACCCTGGTGGTGCTGGTCAACCTACCACTGGCGCTGATCGGCGGCCTCGCCGCCGTCGCCCTCGCCGAGGGCGTACTGTCTGTCGCCACCATGGTCGGTTTCGTCACCCTGTTCGGCATCGCCACCCGCAACGGCGTCCTGTTGGTCAACAACTACCAGCGGCTGCGCAAGGCGGGCCTGAGCCTGGAGGCGGCGGTGCGCCGCGGCTCCGTCGAGCGCATGGCGCCGATCTTGATGACCGCCTTGACCGCCGGTTTCGCCCTCGTTCCCCTGGTGCTGGCCTCCGGTGCCCCGGGCAACGAGATTCAGAGCCCCCTGGCGCAGGTCATCCTCGGCGGCCTCACCACCTCGACCTTGCTCAACCTGATCGTGGTGCCGGCGCTCTACGCCGGGGGCTCCTCGGCCGGCCCCCGGGGCGATCGCGAGGCGGCCGAGGCCGGCTCCCGTCGCGCCGCCTCTCCGGCCGCCGCCGGCGATTGACTCCCTGACACCCCTCTGCTAGCTTCCGAGGCCCTGATGCTGCCCATGAACGTGTCCTTCGAAGAGCCCCTCGTCGAGCTCCGCCGCCAGATCGAAGAGCTCGAGGCCCTGCCGCCGGGCGGGTCCCACGAGAAAGAGCTCGAGCGCCTTCGCAACGCCCTGCGCAAGGCGACTCAGGACGTCTACAACGGCCTTTCCCGCTGGCAAAAGACGCTCGTCGCGCGCCATCCCGATCGCCCCTACACGCTCGACTATGTCGAGCACCTGATGAGCGACTGGGTCGAGCTCCACGGTGATCGCGCCTTCGCCGACGACGCCGCCATCGTGGCCGGTTTCGCCACCTTCCGCGGCCGCAGCGTGGCGGTGGTCGGACACGAGAAAGGGCGC from the Acidobacteriota bacterium genome contains:
- a CDS encoding efflux RND transporter permease subunit produces the protein MAILERLIRFSLRHRWWVVASAGLVLMLGALWIPHLPVDIFPDLSAPTVTVVTEATGMAPEEVELLVTYPVEAALNGAPGVRRLRSVAADGIAVTWVEFHWGEDIYRARQVVAERLQRVELPAQAGRPELGPISSIMGEITFVAMTSETVSAIELRRLAEVTVRRHLLAVSGISQVVTLGGESRQLQVTVQPPELIRHRVALAEVIDSVARSSRNPAAGFHVDGGQEYLVRGLGRARGPAEVAAAVVRAREGAPLRVADLATVAWGTAPARGTASYNHRPAVILSVQKQPSANTLALTGEIDQVLQNLQRSLPDGVVIETENFRQADFIATAIANVSAALRHGALLVVVVLLLFLGSLRTTLISALAIPLSLITAIAVLSACGLQLDTMTLGGLTIAIGLLVDDAIIAVENVFRRLRQGSDPGGRRDDAGELVATGTTEVVRPIVFATLIIILVFLPLFFLPGLEGRLLKPLGVAFIAALAASLLVALTVTPALCLILLGGGPATAHDESRLLRFCRRLYEPVLERSLRHRRIVLTAAVLLVLATVALIPGLGRSFLPPFNEGALTVSVVSPPGTPLAESDRLGGQVEKALLAFPEVVSTSRRSGRAERDEHVQGVNASELEVVLAALPKGRSKDDLVAEMRAAVAVIPGATVSFGQPISHRIDHMISGSKTNLAVKLFGPDPAVLRGLARRLEGVLATVPGIVDLSNQEQAALPQLVIEPNRAAIARYGLTVADVATGIEALFQGAVVGEIVEEGLTSDIVVRFPPALRASPERWADLPISTPGGEVLRLAAVAEVRRALGPSLIRHENAQRVAMVTANVVGADLAGAVGRARAAIAEEIDLPTGYLVLFDGQFGEAQRSLRNLSWLSLLILLAVYGLLFADFRSHRDTLVVLVNLPLALIGGLAAVALAEGVLSVATMVGFVTLFGIATRNGVLLVNNYQRLRKAGLSLEAAVRRGSVERMAPILMTALTAGFALVPLVLASGAPGNEIQSPLAQVILGGLTTSTLLNLIVVPALYAGGSSAGPRGDREAAEAGSRRAASPAAAGD